From Maniola hyperantus chromosome 28, iAphHyp1.2, whole genome shotgun sequence, one genomic window encodes:
- the LOC117995131 gene encoding zinc finger protein 600-like, with product MSDPDYICDFCSRSFTRKYNLQTHIENCHLNMSCHCAICDAGFGSPTGLALHLSRGHNSFNQGFPECDLCGRVFTRRQNIINHMINVHLQTNPLFSCHLCDKTFTTERNMKRHLNILHNPAVACLRCNYCLRIFRGRDGLIAHIQSHERTLTGLIKCQMCEKIYTNNKNLKRHMEMSHGEKGIFKCEICPKEYTSNQSLRRHTKSVHLNGNNEEYTCEYCYKIINGKNLDSHNAFCHKRLGFATFESTKHDYSCELCDMRYNKERLLRQHVKTTHTFQDFYEYCKKSLIKSTEKLEKNKKKKENCQLYSCEYCIQAYPTVYELKYHMRCSHDREYSLATCNVCFQKFFSKETIKEHRKTCVPPKNVNTCSHCDKLFTDISSLEFHTRIFHPQSQIADSITSTSEDVKESCHKCIHCNRIYYSERSLKHHLKLKHTIDDPVQCKLCDKICNNKYYLASHLKVVHNNESSSKCDYCDKEFKSKRNIRRHIEYTHLGMQRYKCVECETLFKEKRSLRKHVRVKHPNSTAFPQCHICEKRFESAKSCKTHLKLLHSFNMNTHPCDLCSVSFDSLDSLNIHLSTKHLAEDEIYKCQECNLVFKGQEQFGRHFETFHSNLLTVKKSLPRCIICMKDFSTRKTLKRHIKKFHNDFNVDELATYGSRRRVFNVDCGECIRNFNDDFYFGIYLKTKHFRESIIFKCESCKCSYNSLEFAIQRYKLNFDASQTKLYLSELCTTEMSDDSKVDHSETMEPESTTNDIKVETAEMSDDEMLSYVKVESDDDIKVFDEFSARYGHKIEPVSP from the coding sequence ATGTCGGATCCAGACTACATCTGTGACTTCTGCAGCCGATCGTTCACGAGGAAATACAACCTCCAAACTCATATAGAGAACTGCCATCTAAACATGTCATGCCACTGCGCGATCTGTGATGCGGGATTTGGGAGCCCCACTGGTTTAGCGCTCCACTTAAGCCGGGGCCACAACAGCTTTAATCAAGGATTTCCAGAATGCGATCTGTGTGGAAGGGTCTTTACAAGACGACAGAACATTATAAATCATATGATCAACGTCCATTTGCAAACAAACCCATTATTTTCTTGTCACTTGTGTGACAAGACTTTTACTACAGAACGTAATATGAAAAGACATTTAAATATCCTACATAACCCTGCCGTAGCATGCCTAAGATGCAATTATTGTTTACGAATTTTCAGGGGAAGGGACGGGTTAATAGCACACATACAATCTCATGAAAGAACATTAACAGGACTGATAAAATGTCAGATGTGTGAAAAAATTtacacaaacaataaaaatctgAAACGTCACATGGAAATGAGTCACGGGGAAAAGGGGATTTTCAAATGCGAAATCTGTCCCAAAGAGTACACGTCGAATCAAAGTCTTAGACGGCACACGAAATCTGTGCATCTTAATGGAAACAACGAAGAGTATACTTGCGAATATtgctataaaattataaacggCAAGAATCTTGATAGTCATAACGCTTTTTGTCACAAACGACTCGGTTTCGCCACATTTGAGTCCACTAAACATGATTATTCGTGCGAATTGTGCGATATGCGATACAATAAGGAGCGCTTGTTGAGGCAGCACGTCAAAACTACCCACACTTTCCAAGATTTTTACGAATATTGCAAGAAATCGTTGATAAAATCGACAGAGAAACTcgagaaaaataaaaagaagaaagaGAATTGTCAATTATACTCTTGCGAATATTGTATTCAAGCATATCCAACGGTTTACGAATTGAAATATCATATGAGGTGCTCACATGACAGGGAATATAGTTTGGCAACTTGTAACGTGTGTTTCCAAAAGTTTTTCAGTAAGGAAACTATTAAAGAACACAGAAAAACATGTGTTCCACCGAAAAACGTGAACACGTGCAGCCATTGCGATAAATTATTCACAGACATTTCGAGTCTGGAATTCCATACAAGGATTTTCCATCCCCAATCACAAATTGCAGATTCAATAACATCTACCTCAGAAGACGTGAAGGAATCTTGTCACAAATGTATACATTGCAACAGAATTTACTACAGCGAACGATCTCTCAAACACCATTTGAAATTAAAACACACAATAGATGACCCAGTACAGTGTAAATTGTGCGACAAAATTTgcaacaacaaatactatttgGCGTCCCATTTAAAAGTGGTTCACAATAACGAATCTAGTTCCAAATGTGACTATTGTGACAAGGAATTTAAATCGAAAAGGAACATACGAAGGCATATCGAATACACGCATTTGGGAATGCAGAGATACAAGTGCGTTGAGTGTGAAACTCTTTTTAAAGAAAAGCGCAGTTTAAGAAAACATGTTAGAGTCAAACATCCGAATTCCACCGCGTTCCCTCAATGTCACATTTGTGAAAAACGTTTCGAATCCGCCAAATCTTGCAAAACACATCTAAAACTACTCCATTCATTCAATATGAACACACATCCTTGCGATCTTTGCTCGGTCTCGTTCGACTCTTTAGATTCTTTGAACATACATTTATCGACGAAACATTTGGCGGAAGACGAGATTTATAAATGTCAAGAGTGCAACCTAGTTTTCAAAGGACAAGAACAATTCGGTAGACACTTCGAAACGTTTCATTCAAATTTACTTACAGTCAAAAAAAGCTTACCGCGTTGTATAATTTGCATGAAAGATTTCAGCACGCGCAAAACTCTTAAGCGACACATTAAAAAGTTTCACAATGATTTTAATGTGGACGAATTGGCTACATATGGGTCCAGAAGACGTGTTTTCAACGTCGATTGTGGGGAATGTATTAGGAATTTTAACGACGACTTTTACTTTGGGATCTATTTGAAGACAAAGCATTTCCGGGAATCTATAATATTCAAGTGCGAATCGTGTAAATGTTCGTACAACTCTTTGGAGTTCGCTATACAAAGATATAAGCTGAATTTTGATGCTTCACAAACTAAGTTGTATCTAAGCGAGTTATGTACTACAGAGATGAGTGATGATTCAAAAGTTGATCATTCAGAAACGATGGAACCCGAGAGTACCACTAATGACATCAAAGTAGAAACAGCTGAAATGTCAGATGATGAAATGTTAAGTTATGTTAAAGTTGAAAGCGATGATGACATTAAGGTGTTCGATGAATTTAGTGCGAGATACGGTCATAAAATTGAGCCTGTTTCTCCATAA
- the LOC117994984 gene encoding putative zinc finger protein 66, which produces MQRNNATVKTETCYVYVNGCIAAQVYIEPKAENATENSQETQDECHEINTSMCESDKTIPYRGVCQKCNQKFSNLYQYKYHMKTMHAEEQPSKLNKCTICLYEFVSNSALVNHMRLHTGEKPFACDKCGKKFAFKVALVKHYCIDGDQPYMKKVSTTEKLKFCDKKPKVCEEKPKVCEICHVQFKNGVTLKNHMTMHTGPKPYTCNICAKVFAFKVALLKHYCINGDQPYMRKVTATEKPKVCQEKSKVCDICHAQFKSEGTLAIHKRKHTPFKCDRCHKEFLYRATLVSHVCGNGGNPYMVKTETIETTIEPIDNIEAVKVETESGIDIEVKDMIEIKRERDELESRGIGMAEIMIEAIKTEIKEE; this is translated from the coding sequence ATGCAACGAAATAACGCTACAGTAAAAACTGAGACATGTTATGTCTACGTTAACGGTTGTATCGCTGCACAAGTTTATATTGAACCTAAAGCGGAAAATGCAACGGAAAACTCACAAGAAACTCAAGATGAGTGTCATGAGATAAATACTAGTATGTGCGAGAGTGATAAAACTATACCATATAGAGGGGTATGTCAGAAGTGCAATCAAAAATTCTCAAATCTGTATCAGTACAAATACCATATGAAAACCATGCATGCTGAAGAACAACCGTCCAAATTAAATAAGTGTACGATATGCCTCTACGAATTCGTAAGTAATTCGGCCTTGGTTAATCACATGAGATTACATACTGGTGAAAAACCATTTGCATGTGACAAATGTGGTAAAAAATTTGCTTTCAAAGTCGCTCTGGTCAAACACTATTGTATTGATGGTGACCAGCCATACATGAAAAAAGTGTCTACTACAGAAAAACTAAAGTTTTGTGATAAAAAACCAAAAGTATGTGAGGAAAAACCAAAAGTTTGTGAAATATGCCATGTTCAATTCAAAAATGGGGTTACTTTGAAGAATCATATGACAATGCATACAGGGCCTAAGCCCTATACATGTAATATATGTGCGAAAGTATTTGCTTTTAAAGTTGCTTTGCTTAAACATTATTGTATAAATGGTGACCAACCGTACATGAGAAAAGTGACTGCTACAGAAAAACCAAAAGTTTGTCAGGAAAAGTCAAAAGTTTGTGATATATGCCATGCTCAGTTTAAAAGTGAGGGTACTTTAGCCATTCATAAAAGAAAGCATACACCCTTCAAATGTGACAGGTGTCACAAAGAGTTCCTGTATAGAGCCACTTTAGTCTCTCATGTCTGTGGTAACGGTGGAAACCCTTACATGGTAAAGACTGAAACCATAGAGACAACTATAGAACCAATAGACAATATAGAAGCTGTTAAAGTAGAAACAGAGAGTGGGATAGATATAGAAGTGAAGGATATGATAGAGATAAAGAGAGAAAGAGATGAATTGGAGTCGAGAGGAATAGGGATGGCAGAAATAATGATAGAAGCAATTAAGACAGAAATTAAAGAGGAGTAA
- the LOC117994985 gene encoding gastrula zinc finger protein XlCGF8.2DB-like: MQQNNEKLVTCDICEQNFTQKQDLVRHIETAHSTEKSVQTDAPYTCKVCNEKFQRKCYFVIHRKIHSLRTFVCETCNRTFKYEGSLKIHMKKHLTKPVTLYVCEICHYEFVNNKALVHHMRLHTGEKPFACDKCGKKYAFKVALVKHYCSDGNQPYMKKMTVKEEPRVCKTCHAQFKSEVTLANHMRMHTGLKPFTCNMCEKKFAFKVALVTHVCINGKKPYMIKAESNEAKKSIEPINIKPVKVERIESGTEIDRIEIKTERDELESEDTGMIEIEIEAIKTEIKEEY; this comes from the coding sequence ATGCAACAAAACAACGAAAAGCTTGTCACTTGTGACATTTGCGAACAAAACTTTACTCAAAAACAGGATTTAGTTCGGCACATAGAAACTGCACATTCCACTGAAAAAAGTGTACAAACAGACGCTCCGTACACTTGTAAAGTTTGTAATGAAAAATTTCAACGTAAATGCTACTTCGTGATTCACAGGAAAATACATTCACTCAGAACGTTTGTGTGCGAGACGTGCAACAGAACTTTCAAATATGAGGGTAGTTTGAAAATACATATGAAAAAACATTTGACCAAACCGGTAACACTATATGTTTGTGAGATATGTCACTATGAGTTTGTGAATAATAAGGCGTTAGTTCATCATATGAGATTACACACGGGTGAAAAACCGTTTGCATGTGACAAATGTGGTAAAAAATATGCTTTTAAAGTGGCTCTGGTCAAACACTATTGTAGTGATGGTAACCAGCCGTACATGAAAAAAATGACCGTTAAAGAAGAACCAAGAGTTTGCAAGACATGTCACGCTCAGTTCAAAAGTGAGGTCACTTTGGCAAATCATATGAGAATGCATACGGGGCTTAAGCCTTTTACATGTAACATGTGTGAGAAAAAATTTGCTTTTAAAGTGGCTTTAGTCACACATGTTTGTATCAACGGCAAGAAACCTTACATGATAAAGGCCGAAAGCAACGAGGCTAAGAAATCTATAGAACCAATAAATATAAAACCTGTTAAAGTAGAAAGAATTGAGAGTGGGACAGAGATAGATAGGATTGAGATAAAGACAGAAAGAGATGAATTGGAGTCTGAAGACACTGGGATGATAGAAATAGAGATAGAAGCAATTAAGACAGAAATTAAAGAGGAGTACTAA
- the LOC117995132 gene encoding LOW QUALITY PROTEIN: protein HGH1 homolog (The sequence of the model RefSeq protein was modified relative to this genomic sequence to represent the inferred CDS: inserted 1 base in 1 codon) → MAEDPLDEILQFLKLESRIDLKHLSLDHLLGVSGTEDGIQELLKHEKVIQSVIELTDDKAEQVSKNALLILINITANEKGASELLKYKPSTTKNIVELLIGYVKDPNKEYADAACMILSNINRVENNIGVCLDTFLPHLNDLLNIFVNINYNQKGSKLHXLAPIFSNLSCSPRVRKWFTEENPYIPLIKLLPFCNYAESSIRRGGAIGSIRNISFDTIYHKFLLSNDIDLLTYLLPPIMGNEEYEDEEMDKLPISLQYLPKEKQRDVDMDIRKMVMETLNKLCATKHGREVLRDNGVYYVLREYHKWEKDASLLLACENVVDILIQKEEEVGAEDLSSIHVPEDMTEKFKNMDEEYLNSVQ, encoded by the exons ATGGCAGAAGATCCTCTCGACGAAATCCTGCAATTTTTGAAGCTAGAGTCCAGAATCGATCTTAAACATTTATCTTTAGACCATTTACTCGGTGTGTCTGGCACTGAAGATGGTATACAAGAGCTACTGAAACACGAAAAAGTTATCCAGAGTGTTATCGAATTAACTGACGATAAGGCCGAGCAAGTGAGTAAAAACGCTCTtttaatactaattaatattactGCTAACGAGAAAGGTGCATCAGAGTTATTGAAATATAAGCCAAGCACGACGAAAAACATCGTCGAATTGCTAATAGGTTATGTTAAGGATCCAAATAAAGAATACGCTGATGCCGCTTGTATGATTCTATCCAATATAAACAGAGTCGAAAACAACATAGGAGTGTGTTTAGATACATTTTTACCGCACTTGAACGATTTATTAAACATTTTTGTCAACATAAATTACAACCAAAAAGGATCTAAATTAC ACTTAGCACCAATATTTAGTAACCTCAGTTGTTCTCCGCGCGTCAGGAAATGGTTCACTGAAGAAAATCCTTATATACcgctaataaaattattaccttTTTGTAACTATGCTGAGTCTTCTATCCGACGAGGTGGAGCTATAGGCTCTATAAGAAACATATCCTTCGACACAATTTATCACAAGTTTCTACTAAGCAACGATATAGACCTGCTAACGTATCTCTTACCACCAATAATGGGCAATGAAGAATATGAGGATGAGGAAATGGATAAGTTACCGATATCCTTACAATATTTGCCAAAAGAAAAGCAAAGAGACGTTGATATGGATATACGTAAGATGGTCATGGAAACGTTAAACAAGTTGTGTGCTACAAAACATGGCAGAGAAGTTCTAAGAGATAATGGAGTGTATTATGTACTAAGGGAATACCATAAGTGGGAGAAGGATGCAAGTCTATTGCTAGCCTGTGAGAATGTTGTAGATATATTAATACAGAAGGAGGAAGAAGTGGGTGCTGAGGATCTGTCATCGATACATGTTCCAGAAGATATGACCGAGAAATTCAAGAACATGGATGAGGAATACTTGAATAGTGTGCAATAA